The following coding sequences are from one Eucalyptus grandis isolate ANBG69807.140 chromosome 11, ASM1654582v1, whole genome shotgun sequence window:
- the LOC104426947 gene encoding zinc finger protein ZAT1, whose protein sequence is MANGPSSSIKQKRRGEERGAKGHETVDPNSSSPPPFPSPTPSLPPFPASSYALRRESVNSSNGEEQGVQDLQQALLQWKSHGRPHEISLRQAPAPPPSPQPTPTPTPSSSLSLSPQRLHQGKPQTPAAVHDRGSDTESSRRRKRNRSKRWRRAVGADALLNADVEQAISSVSETETLSEADGALCLMMLSRGKWPKRSSAETDGHEEDDGDDSVSVTQMNGRAGSSRPKYRCETCNKGFGSYQALGGHRASHKKTSEENLIGHNHKRLAFECPYCHKVFDSGQALGGHKKVHNEAITVTAKSKNCDAGESLIDLNLPAPEENGEETTASLVEISSVSNEETFYPIKKTLFQV, encoded by the exons ATGGCTAATGGTCCATCTTCTAGCATTAAACAgaaaaggagaggagaggagagggggGCAAAAGGGCATGAAACGGTTGACCCTAATTCTAGCT CCCCCCCTCCCTTCCCGTCCCCCACGCCATCTCTTCCTCCCTTTCCTGCGTCCTCCTATGCATTGAGACGAGAGAGCGTGAACAGCAGCAATGGAGAGGAACAGGGTGTGCAAGATCTGCAACAGGCGCTTCTCCAATGGAAAAGCCATGGGCGGCCACATGAGATCTCACTTCGCCAAGCTCCCGCCCCGCCTCCCTCTCCCCAGCCCACTCCCACTCCCACTCCGTCCTCTTCCCTCTCCCTGTCTCCGCAACGACTGCATCAAGGGAAGCCTCAGACTCCGGCGGCCGTCCACGACAGAGGGAGCGACACCGAGTCATCGCGGCGCAGAAAGCGGAACCGATCCAAACGGTGGCGCCGCGCGGTGGGAGCCGATGCTCTCTTGAATGCCGACGTCGAGCAGGCGATCAGCTCGGTCTCGGAGACCGAGACGCTGTCCGAGGCGGATGGCGCCCTGTGCCTGATGATGCTCTCCAGGGGCAAATGGCCGAAGCGATCGAGCGCGGAAACCGATGGGCATGAGGAGGACGATGGCGACGACTCGGTCTCCGTGACCCAGATGAACGGTCGGGCTGGGTCGAGCCGGCCCAAGTACCGGTGCGAGACATGCAACAAAGGGTTCGGATCGTATCAAGCGCTTGGCGGGCACAGGGCGAGCCACAAGAAGACGAGCGAGGAAAACTTGATCGGCCATAATCACAAGAGACTCGCTTTTGAGTGTCCTTACTGTCACAAGGTGTTCGATTCCGGCCAAGCTTTGGGCGGGCACAAGAAAGTTCACAATGAAGCGATCACCGTCACTGCCAAGAGCAAGAACTGCGACGCCGGCGAGAGCTTAATAGATCTCAACCTACCAGCACCCGAAGAGAACGGTGAAGAAACGACGGCGAGTCTGGTCGAGATCTCTTCAGTCTCCAACGAAGAAACATTCTATCCGATTAAGAAGACCCTTTTCCAGGTCTAA
- the LOC104424350 gene encoding QWRF motif-containing protein 7, with protein sequence MDPNNTARRHSRRLPPLMVQPPPPHLVRSRSGAPTAMLLPEARTPSQRVTVARSKSTSKPRPKSSGHDGDGEEDNNNGNVSSAKLKRRQQSNPSGLVVPRTTQSAPPSPSAWALSPGRSLSRAGSLAMEVSSGFNAPKACTKKPESKTNGGGGNGGAVSKVLKYFKPKRKVSPVQEEEIHKLRILHSSLLQWRFANARAQAAADNTKRNAEEKLLLVWIRIAKMRWSVMEKIIEMRRVRHLRRLYEIMSPQVHMLQEYSAKLERKHVEGLGRLSRKLVALSNLLPLESAKADDMMSIARAMNMAMEAMDNMNATNLDLFLQAEEMCYLMTELISTLDRERHCLLELDKLVPIFVALLAGEGSLRAHIIQAKELAILHISPTTVTRRKLGKCPPMGYAEIKLCNV encoded by the exons ATGGACCCCAACAACACTGCCCGCCGCCACAGCCGTCGCCTGCCGCCACTGATGGTGCAGCCGCCTCCGCCGCACCTCGTCCGCAGCAGGAGCGGAGCTCCAACCGCCATGTTGCTCCCTGAAGCCCGCACCCCTAGCCAAAGAGTCACCGTTGCCCGCTCCAAATCGACTTCCAAACCGAGGCCCAAATCATCAGGCCACGACGGAGATGGCGAAGAGGACAACAACAACGGCAATGTAAGTTCAGCCAAGCTCAAGAGACGCCAGCAAAGTAATCCCTCTGGGCTGGTAGTACCGAGAACGACACAGTCGGCCCCACCTTCGCCCTCGGCGTGGGCTTTATCTCCAGGACGAAGTTTATCGCGGGCAGGATCATTAGCGATGGAGGTTTCTTCCGGCTTCAATGCGCCAAAGGCATGTACTAAGAAACCGGAGAGCAAAACAAATGGAGGTGGTGGCAATGGCGGTGCAGTTAGTAAGGTTTTGAAGTACTTCAAGCCAAAGAGGAAGGTATCGCCTGTGCAAGAAGAGGAGATTCACAAGTTACGCATCTTGCACAGCTCATTATTGCAATGGAGATTCGCTAATGCTCGTGCTCAAGCAGCTGCGGATAACACGAAGAGGAATGCCGAG GAGAAATTGCTCCTGGTATGGATTAGGATAGCAAAGATGAGATGGTCAGTGATGGAGAAGATTATCGAAATGCGAAGAGTTAGACATCTTAGAAGGTTGTACGAGATCATGAGCCCTCAGGTTCATATGCTGCAAGAGTATTCAGCGAAGCTGGAGAGGAAACATGTTGAAGGGCTTGGCAGGTTGTCGAGAAAGCTGGTGGCTCTTTCCAACCTTCTTCCTCTCGAAAGTGCCAAG GCCGATGACATGATGTCCATTGCCAGAGCTATGAACATGGCAATGGAAGCAATGGACAACATGAACGCAACAAATCTCGATTTGTTCTTACAG GCTGAGGAAATGTGTTACTTGATGACAGAGCTTATAAGCACCCTCGATAGAGAAAGGCATTGTCTTCTGGAACTTGACAAGCTTGTACCCATCTTCGTTGCCTTATTG GCAGGGGAGGGGAGCTTGAGAGCTCACATCATCCAAGCAAAAGAATTGGCCATACTTCATATCAGTCCTACGACTGTTACGAGGCGAAAGCTTGGCAAATGTCCTCCGATGGGTTATGCAGAAATTAAACTATGCAATGTTTAA